Proteins encoded in a region of the Halosimplex halophilum genome:
- a CDS encoding FAD-dependent oxidoreductase — protein MSERIEDVTVVGGGDSGLLAALALQRMNPGLDVSVVDDFGQPVPQVGKSTFLAIQQILHDSLGIDERSFVEAVKPVWKASVYFRDWCGNEPFHYPFDQSRKFPNPEERDTNEAFYFYYSELHDSEAHQSKCEQLVAQGKSPWYFSPREGGARKYDNVAYHLNTERFNEFLRDLCLDRGIRLIDDEVVTVDVADDRIRRLRSRNRAYEADLYVDATGFSRVLRGEQTDDFREFDLPLDAALNARSEIDLADVVPATVVETGEAGWFWQIDTYDNRDRGYVYASDYVSEAAAREEFVAHCEGIDADDVVKYEFDSGYHERAWVENCVAVGNAEGFVEPLQSTGLTANAKASVTLATLLSGHGRVADDAVRERYNAWVRETWESIYDFISVHYAYADGDTEFWEDAQSVELSRRTELLIEAFDRTGFDAHVDPTMGHPEIDDPLFFQPLDFYALIHHMGATSAFYESHDFEIDDETRRAVERNYGSIREDVADHYDHREFYHGALGQH, from the coding sequence ATGAGCGAGCGCATCGAGGACGTGACCGTGGTGGGCGGCGGGGACTCGGGGCTGCTCGCGGCGCTGGCGCTGCAGCGGATGAACCCCGGGCTGGACGTATCGGTCGTCGACGACTTCGGCCAGCCGGTCCCGCAGGTCGGCAAGAGCACCTTCCTGGCGATCCAGCAGATCCTCCACGACAGCCTCGGTATCGACGAGCGATCGTTCGTCGAGGCGGTCAAGCCGGTGTGGAAGGCGTCGGTGTACTTCCGCGACTGGTGCGGGAACGAGCCGTTCCACTACCCGTTCGACCAGAGCCGGAAGTTCCCGAACCCGGAGGAGCGGGACACCAACGAGGCCTTCTACTTCTACTACTCGGAGCTGCACGACAGCGAGGCCCACCAGTCCAAGTGCGAGCAGCTGGTCGCCCAGGGGAAGTCGCCGTGGTACTTCTCGCCCCGCGAGGGGGGCGCCCGCAAGTACGACAACGTCGCCTACCACCTCAACACGGAGCGGTTCAACGAGTTCCTCCGGGACCTGTGTCTCGACAGGGGGATCAGGCTGATCGACGACGAGGTCGTGACCGTCGACGTGGCCGACGACCGGATCAGGCGGCTCCGGAGTCGCAACCGGGCCTACGAGGCCGACCTGTACGTCGACGCGACGGGCTTCTCGCGCGTGCTCAGGGGCGAGCAGACCGACGACTTCCGCGAGTTCGACCTGCCGCTGGACGCGGCCCTGAACGCCCGGTCGGAGATCGACCTGGCGGACGTGGTGCCGGCGACGGTCGTCGAGACGGGCGAGGCGGGCTGGTTCTGGCAGATCGACACCTACGACAACCGCGACCGCGGCTACGTCTACGCCTCGGACTACGTCTCGGAGGCCGCGGCCCGCGAGGAGTTCGTCGCTCACTGCGAGGGGATCGACGCCGACGACGTGGTCAAATACGAGTTCGACTCGGGGTATCACGAGCGGGCGTGGGTGGAGAACTGCGTGGCGGTCGGCAACGCCGAGGGGTTCGTCGAGCCGCTGCAGTCGACGGGGCTGACGGCCAACGCGAAGGCGTCGGTCACGCTCGCGACGCTGCTGTCCGGCCACGGTCGCGTCGCGGACGACGCGGTCCGCGAGCGGTACAACGCCTGGGTCCGGGAGACCTGGGAGTCCATCTACGACTTCATCAGCGTCCACTACGCCTACGCCGACGGCGACACCGAGTTCTGGGAGGACGCTCAGTCGGTCGAGCTCAGCCGGCGGACGGAGCTGCTGATCGAGGCGTTCGACCGCACCGGCTTCGACGCCCACGTCGACCCGACGATGGGCCATCCCGAGATCGACGACCCACTCTTCTTCCAGCCGCTGGACTTCTACGCGCTGATCCACCACATGGGCGCGACCTCGGCGTTCTACGAGTCCCACGACTTCGAGATCGACGACGAGACGCGCCGGGCGGTCGAGCGGAACTACGGGTCGATCCGCGAGGACGTGGCCGACCACTACGACCACCGGGAGTTCTACCACGGCGCGCTCGGCCAGCACTGA